A genomic region of Rhipicephalus sanguineus isolate Rsan-2018 chromosome 1, BIME_Rsan_1.4, whole genome shotgun sequence contains the following coding sequences:
- the LOC119378473 gene encoding partitioning defective 6 homolog beta, which produces MSKPLKNLHHHQNGSILEVKSKFDAEFRRFSLDKSELSRYDEFCRLIERFHSISEVPFSLCYTDPIHGDLLPINNDENFARAVQSARPLLRLLIQRKGDSREELNGFGGPGASRKKRFLGQYLLPAGVRTARPALSISLPEDFRQVSSIIDVDVVPDTCRRVRLVKHGSDKPLGFYIRDGTSVRVTPHGLDRLPGIFISRLVPGGLAEGTGLLAVNDEVLEVNGIEVGGKTLDQVTDMMVANSSNLIITIRPANQCSVGTLPRRGSFGRSSQMSHGSHNSNPSVVSDDDRLDEDEIRDHTAGFEGLDETPPRSTHDGVITL; this is translated from the exons atgTCCAAACCGCTGAAGAATTTGCATCATCACCAGAACGGCAGTATTCTAGAAGTAAAAAGCAAG TTCGATGCAGAATTTCGTCGATTTTCGCTGGACAAGTCGGAGCTGTCTCGATACGATGAGTTCTGTCGCCTCATTGAACGGTTTCACAGCATCTCTGAAGTGCCGTTCAGTCTCTGCTACACTGACCCCATCCATGGTGACCTCCTGCCCATCAACAATGATGAGAACTTTGCACGGGCTGTCCAGTCAGCAAGACCACTGTTGCGGTTACTCATCCAGAGAAAAG GCGACAGCCGTGAGGAGCTGAATGGTTTTGGGGGCCCTGGAGCTAGCCGCAAGAAGCGTTTCCTTGGCCAGTACCTTTTGCCAGCTGGTGTGCGAACAGCTCGGCCTGCCCTTTCCATTTCATTACCTGAAGATTTCCGCCAGGTGTCATCTATTATCGACGTAGATGTGGTGCCCGACACCTGTCGACGAGTGCGCTTGGTGAAGCATGGTTCTGACAAGCCTTTGGGGTTCTATATTCGGGATGGCACGAGCGTGCGTGTCACTCCACACGGTCTGGATCGACTGCCAGGGATCTTCATTTCACGCTTAGTGCCTGGAGGTCTTGCTGAAGGCACAGGTCTCCTGGCTGTCAACGATGAAGTATTGGAAGTTAATGGCATTGAAGTTGGTGGCAAGACATTAGATCAG GTGACTGACATGATGGTGGCCAATTCATCCAACTTGATAATCACAATCCGTCCAGCCAACCAGTGCAGTGTGGGCACACTGCCTCGAAGGGGCTCCTTTGGCCGCTCTTCACAGATGTCGCATGGCTCTCACAATTCCAACCCATCCGTAGTCTCGGATGATGACCGCTTGGATGAAGATGAAATCAGGGACCACACAGCTGGATTTGAGGGCCTTGACGAAACACCTCCTCGTAGCACCCATGACGGCGTGATCACTCTTTGA